The following are from one region of the Bradyrhizobium septentrionale genome:
- a CDS encoding tetratricopeptide repeat protein produces MSEKLSRPKGRARRLAGSVSAVVLLVLLVGLSACQTSGPSDITGSLGDTAEATPAPADPRRDIATFHERVRANPKDTDAALKYARALRATGQRAQAVAVMEQAVLAQPSNKALLAGYGRALADNGNFQQAFDVLGRAHTPEDPDWRILSAQGAVLDQLDRHDEARQYYASALKIVPDDPSVLSNLGLSYLLSKDLPKAEETLRRARERAPGDMRVRTNLAVVVGLQGRQADAENIMKADLPPEEGSANVAALKRLLARRDASRADADKIPVAASRRD; encoded by the coding sequence ATGTCTGAGAAACTATCCCGACCGAAAGGCCGCGCGCGCCGCCTCGCCGGCTCAGTATCCGCCGTGGTCCTGCTGGTCCTGCTGGTCGGGCTGTCCGCCTGTCAGACCTCGGGTCCGTCCGACATCACCGGGTCATTGGGCGACACTGCGGAGGCCACGCCGGCTCCAGCCGATCCCCGGCGCGACATCGCGACCTTCCACGAGCGTGTCCGCGCCAACCCGAAAGACACCGACGCCGCCCTGAAATACGCCCGGGCGCTGCGCGCCACCGGCCAGCGGGCGCAGGCGGTCGCGGTCATGGAGCAGGCGGTCCTGGCGCAGCCGAGCAACAAGGCGCTGCTCGCAGGCTACGGCCGGGCGCTCGCCGACAACGGCAATTTCCAGCAGGCATTCGACGTGCTCGGGCGCGCGCACACCCCGGAAGATCCGGACTGGCGCATCCTGTCGGCGCAAGGCGCCGTGCTCGATCAGCTCGATCGCCACGACGAGGCCCGCCAGTACTACGCGAGTGCGCTCAAGATCGTGCCCGACGATCCGTCGGTGCTCTCCAATCTCGGTCTGTCCTATCTGCTGTCGAAGGACCTGCCGAAGGCCGAGGAGACGCTGCGCCGCGCCCGGGAGCGCGCGCCCGGCGACATGCGCGTGCGCACCAATCTCGCTGTCGTGGTCGGCCTGCAAGGCCGCCAGGCCGACGCCGAAAATATCATGAAGGCGGATTTGCCGCCGGAAGAGGGCTCAGCCAATGTCGCCGCGTTGAAGCGGCTGTTGGCGCGCAGGGATGCGAGCCGGGCCGACGCGGACAAGATTCCAGTTGCCGCCAGCCGTCGCGATTAG
- a CDS encoding phosphatase PAP2 family protein: MPRPPATLESANYFGRLLTLVWLSLAQLVRAPSHSRRADAARRSARHVLLLVVILGAAIITLMYALDVAEISLMPPRGTPGLWWARILTDFGKDEYVLCALGLLLVAVALAAPALRGVPRATLLGLGTRLQYLFLSVVLSVALGEVIKWIVGRGRPFVGGKANAFNFQHFAGTEAYASFPSGHSITAFALAFAVSAVWPGARVAMLVYALIIAATRLVLLAHHPSDVVAGALVGVIGAMAVRYWFAARRLGFAIHHDGTVVALSGPSEGRLKRVARSAFAP; encoded by the coding sequence ATGCCTCGGCCGCCAGCCACCCTGGAATCCGCCAACTATTTCGGACGATTGCTGACGCTGGTCTGGCTGTCGCTTGCTCAGCTCGTGCGTGCACCGTCGCATTCGCGCCGGGCCGACGCGGCGCGGCGCTCGGCACGCCACGTGCTCCTGCTCGTCGTCATCCTTGGCGCTGCCATCATCACACTGATGTACGCGTTGGACGTCGCGGAAATCAGCTTGATGCCGCCGCGCGGCACGCCGGGCCTCTGGTGGGCGCGAATCCTGACTGATTTTGGCAAGGACGAATATGTGCTGTGCGCGCTCGGCCTGTTGCTGGTCGCTGTCGCATTGGCAGCGCCGGCGCTGCGCGGCGTGCCGCGCGCGACCCTGCTCGGCCTCGGAACGAGGTTGCAATATTTGTTCCTGTCCGTCGTGCTGTCGGTGGCGCTCGGGGAAGTGATCAAGTGGATCGTCGGCCGCGGGCGGCCATTTGTCGGCGGCAAGGCCAATGCCTTCAACTTCCAGCACTTCGCCGGCACCGAGGCCTATGCGAGCTTTCCGTCGGGACATTCGATCACGGCATTCGCGCTGGCCTTTGCCGTGTCGGCGGTGTGGCCGGGCGCGAGGGTTGCGATGCTGGTCTATGCGCTGATCATCGCCGCGACCCGGCTGGTGTTGTTGGCCCATCATCCGAGCGACGTGGTGGCCGGCGCGCTGGTCGGCGTGATCGGCGCGATGGCCGTGCGCTACTGGTTCGCTGCCCGCCGCCTTGGTTTCGCCATTCATCACGATGGCACCGTCGTGGCCCTGTCCGGGCCCTCGGAAGGGCGCCTCAAAAGGGTTGCGAGGAGCGCCTTCGCCCCATAA
- a CDS encoding M23 family metallopeptidase, translating into MTGRGEATKAGHLSSVRNAPLLEEPPLTGEGEPPDRRAVSLRWMAGTVLIGAAAVALLVGALRGAFGDHMRFAVPPVVSLPRFTGQVVDEARRGDRLDRRPDAQGNPSALRIEQLSDAGSVRRFTRVSARLAEIDPEPQQDHRREAPGDSKDDQRVSSQRALLPELPSIMRAVPSRGGLPGGTSAYADDEDAPRPPSPTGEVINVTSLPKSPSPSRHHRHVIIARSGDTLSAILRALTAAAADAPAILAAFPSAGGQETLSGGEKITIVEQDGEAGSALGHVAKVSIERADASVSAVGRADSGQYQAIVPEQPDVTLRSESLLRESIDTHSVPGETLRDGLNALARSNHVDEGIVAELMRLCGRDFDLDEPLGDADVAEIMYAPNEIGQPELVFIDLTAGGQTRRYYRFTAPDDGSSDFYDEAGQSITRFLLRKPVVSGRLGDGFGWRTHPILGDRRFHEGVDYAASYGSPIAAAGAGVVETEGYERGYGKYIRVLHDRGYETTYAHVASFPPGLKIGDRVRQGETIAYVGSTGLSTGPHLYYEVRINGRNVDPLRMKLSGGRLLQGDLLGAFDRQRDSIDQLAAASAFPQRHPGSEHRPPT; encoded by the coding sequence ATGACCGGCCGTGGCGAAGCGACCAAAGCGGGTCATCTATCGAGCGTCCGCAATGCCCCTTTGCTTGAGGAGCCGCCGCTGACCGGCGAGGGCGAGCCGCCGGACCGGCGCGCGGTCAGTCTCCGCTGGATGGCGGGGACGGTTCTGATTGGCGCCGCTGCTGTCGCGCTCCTTGTTGGCGCGCTTCGCGGAGCATTCGGCGATCACATGCGATTCGCAGTACCGCCGGTCGTGTCACTTCCGCGCTTCACAGGGCAGGTGGTTGACGAGGCGCGGCGCGGCGACCGTCTGGATCGGAGGCCCGACGCGCAAGGCAATCCCTCTGCGCTCAGGATCGAGCAGCTGAGCGATGCCGGTTCGGTCCGTCGATTTACCCGCGTGTCAGCGCGACTCGCGGAGATCGATCCCGAACCACAACAGGACCATCGTCGCGAAGCACCGGGAGACAGTAAGGACGATCAGCGAGTGAGCTCGCAACGCGCGCTGCTGCCAGAGTTGCCATCGATCATGCGAGCAGTTCCATCACGCGGTGGGCTGCCGGGCGGCACCAGCGCCTATGCAGACGATGAAGACGCGCCGCGTCCGCCTTCGCCGACAGGTGAGGTGATCAACGTAACCAGCCTTCCCAAATCTCCTTCGCCGTCTCGTCACCACCGACACGTCATTATCGCCAGAAGCGGTGATACGCTGTCGGCCATTCTGCGGGCGTTAACTGCGGCTGCTGCGGACGCGCCGGCGATCCTTGCCGCTTTCCCGTCGGCCGGCGGCCAGGAGACGCTGTCGGGTGGCGAGAAAATCACGATCGTCGAACAAGACGGAGAGGCCGGTTCGGCACTTGGCCATGTCGCGAAAGTGTCGATCGAACGGGCGGATGCCAGTGTGTCCGCCGTCGGTCGCGCCGATAGCGGCCAATACCAGGCGATCGTGCCGGAACAGCCGGATGTCACGTTGCGGAGCGAGAGCTTGCTGCGTGAGTCGATCGACACGCATTCCGTCCCCGGTGAAACGCTACGTGATGGTCTCAACGCGCTTGCACGCTCCAATCACGTCGATGAGGGCATCGTTGCCGAACTGATGCGCCTGTGTGGCCGCGATTTCGACCTCGATGAGCCACTCGGCGACGCCGATGTGGCTGAGATCATGTATGCCCCCAACGAAATTGGCCAACCGGAGCTGGTCTTCATTGACCTGACCGCGGGCGGGCAGACGCGCCGCTACTACCGATTCACGGCGCCGGACGACGGCAGCTCCGATTTCTACGATGAGGCTGGCCAGTCCATTACCAGATTCCTGTTGCGCAAGCCGGTTGTGAGCGGGCGCCTCGGTGACGGTTTTGGCTGGCGTACTCATCCGATCCTGGGCGACCGCCGATTCCATGAGGGCGTCGATTATGCCGCGTCCTATGGTTCGCCGATTGCGGCTGCGGGCGCCGGCGTCGTCGAGACCGAAGGGTACGAACGCGGGTACGGGAAATATATCCGTGTGCTTCACGATCGCGGCTATGAGACGACCTATGCCCACGTCGCGAGCTTCCCGCCCGGGCTGAAGATCGGCGACCGGGTTCGCCAGGGCGAGACGATTGCCTATGTCGGATCGACCGGGCTCTCGACCGGACCGCATCTCTATTACGAGGTGCGGATCAACGGCCGCAACGTCGATCCGCTCCGGATGAAATTGTCAGGCGGCCGGCTGCTGCAGGGCGATCTCCTTGGCGCGTTCGATCGCCAGCGCGACAGCATCGACCAGCTCGCCGCCGCCTCCGCGTTTCCACAGCGGCATCCCGGCTCCGAACACCGGCCGCCGACGTAG
- a CDS encoding Na/Pi cotransporter family protein, whose translation MGSLVLLDLMGGVALLLWGLHMVHSGILRAFGPDLRLLLARALNNRFSALGAGLGLTALLQSSTATALITSSFAAEEIVSLVPALAIMLGANIGTTLIVQVLSFNVAAVAPVLFITGLVAFRSGPRSRIKDLGRVSIGLGLMLLALHILLDTMAPAENAPSVRVFLGAITGDPVLCIFIGAVVTWLVHSSVASVLLVMSLAYSQFISPYAAFALVLGANLGSAINPLMEGARRDNPASYRLPVGNLVNRIVGILLAAPFLRPITEYIHAWQPDLAKATALFHIAFNVATALLFIGVLDHMARLLERLLPKRAQETDPSRPRYLDESALETPSLALADAAREVLHMGDHTEAMLRKVMAAMMTNDRALVDQVSKMDNTVDRLNEAIKLYVTKLTRGSLDEREGQRAMEIVSFAINLEHIGDIIDKNLSELATKKIKHRLQFSAEGAEELSAFHKRTIDSLRMAFGVFMSGDANEARKLLTEKAALRAAELTAVERHLVRLREGRPETIETTSLHLDVLRDLRRIHSHICSVAYPVLDAAGETAADRENAVDAAELPAPGRL comes from the coding sequence ATGGGAAGCCTAGTTCTGCTCGATCTGATGGGGGGCGTCGCGCTCCTGCTGTGGGGCCTGCACATGGTCCACAGCGGGATTCTGCGGGCTTTCGGGCCGGATTTGCGGCTGTTGCTGGCGAGAGCGCTGAACAACCGGTTCAGCGCCCTTGGCGCCGGCCTCGGCCTGACCGCCCTGCTCCAGAGCTCGACCGCCACGGCCCTGATCACCAGTTCCTTCGCCGCCGAGGAAATCGTCAGCCTGGTGCCGGCGCTCGCGATCATGCTCGGCGCCAATATCGGCACCACGCTGATCGTGCAGGTGCTGTCGTTCAATGTTGCCGCTGTTGCGCCGGTGCTGTTCATCACCGGCCTCGTCGCGTTCCGCAGCGGGCCACGCTCCCGGATCAAGGATCTCGGCCGCGTCTCGATCGGCCTCGGCCTGATGCTGCTGGCGCTGCACATCCTGCTCGACACGATGGCGCCGGCCGAGAATGCGCCCAGCGTGCGCGTGTTCCTGGGCGCGATCACCGGCGATCCCGTGCTCTGTATCTTCATCGGCGCGGTCGTCACCTGGCTGGTCCATTCCAGCGTCGCCAGCGTGCTGCTGGTGATGTCGCTGGCCTATTCCCAGTTCATCTCGCCCTACGCGGCGTTTGCGCTCGTGCTCGGCGCCAATCTCGGCAGCGCCATCAATCCGTTGATGGAGGGCGCCCGGCGCGACAATCCGGCGAGCTACCGCCTGCCGGTCGGCAACCTCGTCAATCGCATTGTCGGCATCCTGCTGGCGGCACCGTTCCTGCGCCCGATCACCGAGTATATTCATGCCTGGCAGCCCGATCTCGCCAAGGCGACCGCGCTGTTCCACATTGCCTTCAATGTTGCGACCGCGCTGCTGTTCATCGGCGTGCTCGACCACATGGCGCGGCTGCTCGAACGTCTGTTGCCGAAGCGGGCGCAGGAGACCGATCCGTCACGGCCGCGCTATCTCGACGAGAGCGCGCTGGAGACGCCGTCGCTCGCGCTGGCCGATGCCGCACGCGAGGTGCTGCATATGGGCGACCATACCGAGGCCATGTTGCGTAAGGTGATGGCGGCGATGATGACCAACGATCGCGCCCTGGTCGACCAGGTGTCCAAGATGGACAACACCGTCGACCGGCTGAATGAGGCGATCAAGCTTTACGTCACGAAACTCACCCGCGGCAGCCTGGACGAGCGCGAGGGCCAGCGCGCCATGGAGATCGTGTCCTTCGCGATCAATCTCGAGCATATCGGCGACATCATCGACAAGAATCTGAGCGAGCTCGCGACCAAGAAGATCAAGCACCGCCTGCAATTCTCCGCCGAGGGCGCCGAGGAATTGTCGGCGTTCCACAAGCGCACGATCGACTCGCTGCGGATGGCGTTCGGCGTGTTCATGTCGGGCGACGCCAACGAGGCGCGCAAGCTGCTCACCGAGAAGGCGGCGCTGCGCGCGGCCGAACTGACCGCCGTCGAGCGGCATCTGGTGCGCCTGCGCGAAGGCCGGCCCGAGACCATCGAGACCACGTCGCTGCATCTCGACGTGCTGCGCGACCTTCGCCGCATCCATTCGCATATCTGCTCGGTCGCCTACCCCGTGCTCGACGCCGCCGGCGAGACCGCCGCCGATCGCGAGAACGCGGTGGATGCGGCCGAACTTCCGGCGCCCGGGCGGCTCTGA
- a CDS encoding ArnT family glycosyltransferase, producing the protein MVDSLQPRRFGAGQQSVKPAHSSRRLFMAFEFATASQWRSILFLTLTCLVLFLPGLFTIPPIDRDEVRFAQATKQMVESGDFVDIRFQDDVRYKKPVGIYWMQAAALKTISALGVPRAQARIWVYRLPSLIGAIGAVLLTYWTALAFVTRQGAVLAALMMASCVLLGVEARLAKTDAMLLLTVTAAMGAMARVYLSWQRGEDPARPSWGPPAIFWTALAVGILLKGPLILMFVGLAMAALAILDRSAAWFWRMRPVWGLMWTLVLVLPWFVLIFLRAGETFFADSVGGDMLSKLGAQESHGAPPGVYLLLFWITFWPGAPLAGMAAPAIWRARREPGAQFLLAWLIPSWIVFEAVLTKLPHYVLPLYPAIAILTVGALERRVLSRSSWLLRGAAWWFAIPACASVLVIVGAIKAIHQPVFPAWPLFAVAMVFGLIAWWMFEDSRAERSLLNAVIAAALMAAGTYGVVLPRLTTVFPSQEVARALRNVTCVGPKAAAAGFHEPSLVFMTDTSTLLTDGSGAADFLGQGSCRFALVEQRSERSFVQRAEAIGLRYNAPVRVEGYNISQGKAVSIAIFRSEGTE; encoded by the coding sequence ATGGTGGATAGCCTCCAACCCCGGCGCTTCGGAGCAGGGCAACAGTCTGTAAAACCTGCGCATTCGAGCCGCAGGCTGTTCATGGCGTTCGAGTTCGCAACGGCCAGCCAATGGCGTTCGATCCTGTTCCTGACGCTGACCTGCCTGGTGTTGTTCCTGCCGGGCCTCTTCACCATCCCGCCGATCGACCGCGACGAGGTGCGCTTTGCCCAGGCGACCAAGCAGATGGTCGAGAGCGGCGATTTCGTCGATATCCGTTTCCAGGACGACGTCCGCTACAAGAAACCGGTCGGCATCTACTGGATGCAGGCGGCGGCGCTGAAGACGATCTCCGCGCTCGGGGTGCCGCGCGCCCAAGCCCGCATCTGGGTCTACCGCCTGCCGTCGCTGATCGGCGCGATCGGCGCGGTGTTGCTGACCTATTGGACGGCACTCGCCTTCGTGACGCGACAGGGGGCGGTGCTGGCCGCCTTGATGATGGCAAGTTGCGTGCTGCTCGGGGTCGAGGCGCGGCTCGCCAAGACCGACGCGATGCTGCTCTTGACGGTCACCGCCGCGATGGGCGCGATGGCGCGGGTCTATCTGTCCTGGCAGCGCGGCGAGGATCCGGCGCGTCCGTCATGGGGGCCGCCCGCGATCTTCTGGACGGCGCTGGCGGTCGGCATCCTGCTCAAGGGGCCGCTGATCCTGATGTTCGTCGGTCTCGCGATGGCCGCGCTCGCTATACTCGATCGATCGGCGGCATGGTTCTGGCGCATGCGCCCGGTCTGGGGCCTGATGTGGACCCTGGTGCTGGTGCTGCCGTGGTTCGTTTTGATCTTCCTGCGCGCCGGTGAGACCTTCTTTGCCGACTCGGTCGGCGGCGACATGCTGAGCAAGCTGGGCGCGCAGGAATCCCACGGCGCGCCGCCCGGGGTCTATCTGCTGCTGTTCTGGATCACGTTCTGGCCCGGTGCGCCGCTCGCCGGCATGGCGGCGCCGGCGATCTGGCGCGCGCGGCGCGAGCCCGGCGCGCAATTCCTGCTGGCTTGGCTGATCCCGTCCTGGATCGTGTTCGAGGCCGTGCTGACCAAACTGCCGCATTACGTGCTGCCGCTTTATCCGGCGATCGCGATCCTGACCGTGGGCGCGCTGGAGCGGCGCGTGCTGTCGCGCTCCTCCTGGCTGTTGCGTGGCGCCGCCTGGTGGTTCGCGATCCCCGCCTGTGCCTCGGTGCTGGTGATCGTCGGCGCCATCAAGGCTATCCATCAGCCAGTGTTTCCGGCCTGGCCTCTGTTCGCCGTCGCAATGGTGTTCGGTCTGATCGCCTGGTGGATGTTCGAGGACAGCCGTGCCGAGCGCTCGCTGCTCAATGCGGTGATCGCCGCGGCGCTGATGGCGGCCGGCACCTATGGTGTGGTGCTGCCGCGACTCACCACCGTGTTTCCGAGCCAGGAGGTCGCACGCGCCTTGCGCAACGTGACCTGCGTCGGCCCGAAAGCTGCGGCCGCAGGCTTCCACGAGCCGAGTCTGGTGTTCATGACCGATACCTCGACGCTGCTCACCGACGGATCGGGCGCCGCCGATTTCCTGGGGCAGGGCTCCTGCCGCTTCGCGCTGGTCGAGCAGCGCTCGGAGCGGTCCTTCGTGCAGCGCGCCGAGGCGATCGGCCTGCGCTACAACGCGCCGGTGCGCGTCGAGGGCTACAACATCTCGCAGGGCAAGGCGGTCTCGATCGCGATCTTCCGTTCCGAAGGAACGGAGTGA
- a CDS encoding PilZ domain-containing protein → MFMNRRKSERRACRSVAKIQLGTGSLPRDCMITDISAGGVKVIAEYLEIPPEFTIILSTGSPRQCRLAWQIGHEFGAQFVD, encoded by the coding sequence ATGTTCATGAATCGCCGCAAGAGCGAACGCCGCGCGTGCCGGAGCGTCGCCAAAATTCAGTTGGGCACGGGGTCGCTGCCACGCGACTGTATGATCACGGATATCTCCGCCGGAGGTGTCAAGGTGATCGCCGAATATCTCGAGATCCCGCCGGAATTCACCATCATCCTCTCGACCGGCAGTCCGCGTCAGTGTCGCCTGGCCTGGCAGATCGGACACGAATTCGGCGCCCAGTTCGTCGACTGA
- the pbpC gene encoding penicillin-binding protein 1C gives MDGRVKPGHDGGGRRRALRVVAAIAVVLIAITGAFAAWVVSLGPLPLTQAQQVSTTVIDRNGKLLRAYAMADGRWRLPVDAKTSVDPTYLKLLFAYEDKRFYEHHGVDPLALSRAGFQLLTRGHIVSGGSTITMQLARLIEPRHQRSVYAKLRQMVRAVELERQLSKDQILDLYLALAPFGGNLEGVRAASIAYFGKEPKRLSLAEAALLVALPQSPERRRLDRFPEAAHAARDRVLGRMVEDGAVSKEDAAQARATAVPKMRKQIPILAPHSSDQAIATMKDAPVIKLTLDATLQRNLEALARDRAVAQGPDVSVAIIVVDNETGDVLARVGSADYFDERRAGQVDMTRAVRSPGSTLKPFIYGLAFEDGFVHPDSLIEDRPIRFGSYAPENFDMTFQGTVPIRKALQLSLNVPAIALLDRVGASRLSSRLKQAGTSLVLPKDEAPGLAMGLGGVGITLQDLAQLYSGLARLGATKPLREIMQASDSRDTMRLMDQAAAWQVGNVLLGTPPPENGVHNRIAFKTGTSYGYRDAWSVGFDGRITIGVWVGRPDGAPVPGLVGRTAAAPILFDAFARTGKIPAALPKPPRGVLVASNAKLPPPLRRFRPLGELIRSGNDQAPHIQFPLNGSRIDVDRSESGGNAPMPVKVAGGVLPLTVLVNGVSAGDIDSRRQRLIDPPGPGFARLTVIDATGAADTVVIRVQ, from the coding sequence GTGGATGGCCGGGTCAAGCCCGGCCATGACGGCGGTGGCCGGAGACGGGCGCTTCGCGTCGTCGCCGCAATCGCGGTCGTGCTCATCGCGATCACCGGCGCCTTCGCCGCCTGGGTTGTTTCGCTCGGGCCGCTGCCGCTCACGCAGGCGCAGCAGGTCTCGACCACGGTTATCGACCGCAATGGAAAGCTGCTCCGTGCCTATGCGATGGCGGACGGGCGCTGGCGGCTGCCGGTCGACGCGAAGACGTCGGTCGATCCGACTTATCTGAAGCTGTTGTTCGCCTATGAGGACAAGCGCTTCTATGAGCATCACGGCGTCGATCCGCTGGCGCTGTCGCGCGCCGGATTCCAGCTTCTCACCCGCGGTCATATCGTCTCCGGCGGCTCGACCATCACCATGCAGCTGGCGCGGCTGATCGAGCCGCGGCACCAGCGCTCGGTCTACGCAAAACTGCGGCAGATGGTGCGCGCGGTTGAACTGGAGCGGCAGCTCTCGAAGGACCAGATCCTCGATCTCTATCTCGCGCTGGCGCCGTTCGGCGGCAATCTCGAGGGCGTGCGCGCCGCCTCGATCGCCTATTTCGGCAAGGAGCCGAAGCGGCTCTCGCTTGCCGAAGCCGCGCTGCTGGTGGCGCTGCCGCAATCGCCGGAGCGCCGTCGGCTCGACCGTTTCCCCGAAGCTGCGCACGCCGCGCGCGACCGCGTGCTCGGCCGCATGGTCGAGGATGGCGCGGTGTCGAAGGAGGACGCTGCGCAGGCCAGGGCGACGGCGGTACCGAAGATGCGCAAGCAGATCCCGATCCTGGCGCCGCATTCGTCTGATCAGGCGATCGCGACGATGAAGGATGCGCCCGTCATCAAGCTGACGCTGGACGCCACGCTGCAGCGGAACCTGGAGGCGCTGGCGCGCGACCGCGCCGTCGCGCAGGGGCCTGACGTCTCGGTCGCGATCATCGTGGTCGACAATGAAACGGGCGACGTGCTCGCGCGCGTCGGCTCGGCGGATTATTTCGATGAGCGGCGGGCCGGGCAGGTCGACATGACGCGCGCGGTGCGCTCGCCGGGCTCGACCTTGAAGCCCTTCATTTATGGCCTCGCCTTCGAGGATGGTTTTGTCCACCCCGACAGCCTGATCGAGGATCGGCCGATCCGCTTCGGCTCCTACGCGCCGGAGAATTTCGACATGACTTTCCAGGGCACGGTGCCGATCCGCAAGGCGCTGCAATTGTCGCTGAACGTGCCGGCGATCGCGCTGCTCGACCGGGTCGGCGCGAGCCGGCTGTCGTCACGGCTGAAGCAGGCCGGCACCAGTCTGGTGCTGCCGAAGGACGAGGCGCCGGGCCTGGCGATGGGACTCGGCGGCGTCGGCATCACGCTGCAGGATCTTGCCCAGCTGTACTCTGGCCTGGCGCGGCTCGGCGCGACGAAACCGCTGCGCGAGATCATGCAGGCGAGCGATAGCCGTGACACGATGCGGCTGATGGACCAGGCTGCGGCCTGGCAGGTCGGCAATGTCCTGCTCGGCACGCCGCCGCCGGAGAATGGCGTGCACAACCGGATCGCGTTCAAGACCGGCACCAGCTACGGCTATCGTGACGCCTGGTCGGTCGGCTTCGACGGCCGCATCACGATCGGTGTCTGGGTCGGCCGTCCGGACGGCGCGCCGGTGCCGGGCCTGGTCGGCCGCACCGCGGCCGCGCCGATCCTGTTCGATGCCTTTGCGCGCACCGGCAAGATCCCGGCCGCATTGCCCAAGCCGCCGCGTGGCGTGCTGGTCGCTTCCAACGCAAAATTACCGCCGCCGCTGCGCCGGTTCCGGCCGCTCGGCGAACTGATCCGCAGCGGCAATGACCAGGCGCCGCACATCCAGTTTCCGCTGAACGGCTCGCGCATCGACGTAGATCGTTCCGAAAGCGGCGGTAATGCGCCGATGCCGGTCAAGGTCGCCGGCGGTGTGTTGCCTCTGACCGTGCTCGTCAATGGTGTCTCAGCCGGGGACATCGACAGCCGCCGCCAGCGCCTGATTGACCCGCCCGGACCAGGCTTCGCGCGGCTGACCGTGATCGACGCCACGGGGGCAGCGGATACCGTTGTGATCCGCGTGCAATGA
- a CDS encoding lipid-A-disaccharide synthase N-terminal domain-containing protein, whose amino-acid sequence MLIQYGQALSAYFYDVFVAKFDFWLAFGLVAQLLFTARFLVQWISSERAGQSVVPMAFWFFSMGGGLMTLIYGLAKREPVIIIGQGLATLIYIRNIMLIVKSRGSASRTLER is encoded by the coding sequence ATGCTGATTCAGTACGGCCAGGCGCTGAGCGCCTATTTCTACGACGTGTTCGTCGCCAAGTTCGACTTCTGGCTGGCGTTCGGCCTCGTCGCGCAATTGCTGTTCACCGCGCGCTTCCTGGTGCAGTGGATTTCCAGCGAGCGCGCCGGCCAGAGCGTGGTGCCGATGGCGTTCTGGTTCTTCTCGATGGGCGGCGGTCTGATGACCCTGATCTACGGCCTTGCCAAGCGCGAGCCCGTCATCATCATCGGGCAGGGCCTCGCCACGCTGATCTACATCCGCAACATCATGCTGATCGTGAAAAGCCGGGGCTCCGCGTCGAGGACGCTTGAGCGCTGA
- a CDS encoding glycosyltransferase family 2 protein: MPVAVSIVVPVRNEADNIAPLIAEIAAALDGRWAYEIVYVNDGSTDATGERLSAIMAQRPNLRQLRHAVSSGQSAAVRSGVRAARGAIVATLDGDGQNNPAFLPDLIAAIASGNGRVGLAAGQRVGRKDTGFKKLQSRIANNVRSVILRDGTRDTGCGLKAFPREVFLAMPYFDGLHRFLPALVRREGLTIAYVDVVDRPRHSGVSNYGFFDRLWIGIMDLAGVWWLIRRKKPTPVVTEVPDVTEVPDVAEVPVVTKVK; the protein is encoded by the coding sequence ATGCCGGTCGCCGTTTCCATCGTCGTGCCTGTGCGCAACGAGGCGGACAATATCGCGCCGCTGATCGCCGAGATCGCGGCCGCCCTCGACGGGCGCTGGGCCTACGAGATCGTCTACGTCAATGACGGCTCGACCGATGCCACCGGCGAACGGCTGAGCGCGATCATGGCGCAGCGGCCCAATCTGCGGCAGCTCCGCCACGCCGTCTCGTCGGGCCAGTCGGCCGCCGTGCGCAGCGGCGTTCGTGCCGCGCGCGGTGCGATCGTGGCGACGCTCGATGGCGACGGCCAGAACAATCCCGCTTTCCTGCCGGACCTGATCGCGGCGATCGCGAGCGGCAATGGCCGCGTCGGGCTTGCCGCAGGCCAGCGCGTCGGGCGCAAGGACACCGGCTTCAAGAAACTGCAATCGCGCATCGCCAATAACGTGCGCAGCGTCATCCTGCGTGACGGCACCCGCGACACCGGCTGCGGACTGAAGGCGTTTCCACGCGAGGTGTTCCTGGCGATGCCCTATTTCGACGGGCTGCATCGTTTCCTGCCGGCGCTGGTCCGCCGCGAGGGGCTCACGATTGCCTATGTCGACGTCGTCGACCGCCCGCGGCATTCCGGCGTGTCGAATTACGGATTCTTCGACCGGCTCTGGATCGGGATCATGGATCTCGCCGGCGTATGGTGGCTGATCCGCCGCAAGAAGCCGACGCCGGTCGTCACCGAAGTGCCTGATGTCACTGAAGTGCCTGATGTCGCAGAAGTGCCGGTCGTGACCAAGGTGAAGTGA